The Lactobacillus sp. CBA3605 genome contains a region encoding:
- a CDS encoding amino acid permease, with protein MRASQRLLVKKSVNPANFNKGGLAKTLNAFSLTMMGIGAIVGSGIFITPGIIAAKYAGPAAMLSFVIAAVVCSLAALCYAEFSSTIPLAGSAYTYVYTVFGEFLAWILGWSLISEYLFAVSSVAVSWSSYFQNLLSGFGIKLPTFLSAAIGTAGVKHAGFNLIAFVVVLAISLLLVGGLQESTRVNSIMVIVKILVIVLFIGVAIFFIRPANYHPFMPHGVHGLVKGASLAFYAYIGFDAVSTASEEVKNPKRDMPIGIIGSLVVASILYVAMAAVLVGVVHYTKLNVGDPVAYALNIIHQNWAAGIVSLGAVVGMTTVLIVMLYGGTRLLFAISRDGLLPKAFRTLNPRTKVPVKSTWIFGLIASIFAAIIPLDKIAELVNIGTLFAFAMVSIGVIFLRKHETLQQINSSFKVPFYPVLPIVSFLACIYLMLNLQAFTWKMFGIWLTIGLIIYFTYSFRHSKLRADLRAKEAK; from the coding sequence ATGCGAGCGTCACAACGATTATTGGTTAAAAAATCAGTTAATCCGGCCAACTTCAATAAGGGCGGCCTAGCTAAAACGTTAAATGCTTTTAGTCTAACGATGATGGGAATCGGTGCGATTGTCGGATCGGGTATTTTTATCACGCCGGGGATTATTGCGGCGAAGTATGCCGGACCGGCTGCGATGCTATCATTTGTGATTGCCGCAGTGGTCTGTTCCTTAGCAGCGTTATGCTATGCGGAATTTTCGTCAACTATTCCATTAGCGGGGAGTGCTTATACTTATGTTTATACGGTTTTTGGTGAATTTCTAGCGTGGATTTTAGGCTGGTCATTAATTTCGGAATATTTATTTGCGGTTTCTTCGGTGGCAGTTAGTTGGTCATCGTATTTTCAAAACTTATTAAGTGGTTTTGGCATTAAACTTCCCACGTTCTTATCTGCGGCGATTGGGACGGCTGGCGTTAAGCATGCTGGTTTTAACCTGATTGCTTTTGTGGTCGTCTTAGCAATTTCATTGTTGTTGGTTGGTGGCTTACAAGAATCGACCCGAGTTAATTCAATTATGGTTATTGTTAAAATTCTAGTCATTGTCTTATTTATTGGCGTCGCGATTTTCTTTATTCGCCCAGCAAATTATCACCCATTTATGCCACATGGCGTGCATGGTTTAGTTAAGGGGGCCTCATTGGCTTTTTATGCTTATATCGGCTTTGATGCCGTTTCAACAGCTTCTGAAGAGGTTAAAAATCCGAAACGTGATATGCCAATTGGCATTATTGGGTCGTTAGTGGTTGCATCAATCTTATATGTGGCGATGGCCGCGGTTTTAGTTGGTGTCGTTCATTATACGAAGTTAAACGTTGGCGATCCAGTGGCGTATGCGTTGAATATCATTCATCAGAATTGGGCTGCTGGGATTGTGTCGCTTGGAGCCGTTGTTGGTATGACAACTGTATTAATTGTGATGCTTTATGGTGGCACTCGTTTGCTATTTGCGATTAGTCGCGATGGGTTATTGCCTAAGGCGTTCAGGACTTTGAATCCACGAACGAAAGTACCTGTCAAAAGTACTTGGATTTTTGGTCTCATTGCTAGTATTTTTGCGGCTATTATTCCATTAGATAAAATTGCAGAATTAGTTAATATCGGGACCTTGTTTGCGTTTGCCATGGTTTCAATTGGGGTTATTTTCTTACGAAAACATGAAACTTTGCAACAAATCAATAGTTCGTTTAAGGTACCTTTTTACCCAGTATTGCCAATTGTATCATTTTTGGCCTGTATCTATTTAATGCTTAATTTACAAGCCTTTACGTGGAAGATGTTCGGTATTTGGCTGACAATTGGCCTAATAATTTACTTTACGTATAGTTTTCGGCATTCTAAG